The bacterium genomic sequence TCTGCGCCAACTGCTGCGACCGAGCTATGATCTGCCGCTGCGAGCGAAGCCTCTTGTGTGCCTTGTCCAGGTCTGTTACCTGGCGGCGGAGCTGATCGTTCAAGGCGGCGGTATGGATAGCGATCGCTACGAATGATGTGAAGGGTGCGATCGGCTCGAGGTCCTCATCGGGTATTGGGGCTCGCGTGACGAAATTGTCAACTACTACGACCCCAATCCTGCGCTCGTCCTTTACGAGTGGGAGCACGGCGAACGCATTAGTCTTGATCCCCTCGGCAATCGGCCACGCCCGTTTGTCCGAAGAGACGTCTGGAACGTTTATGATCATGTTTTCCATAAGCGATTGGACCAGGACATTATCTTGGCTGTTGAGCCGGAACCTAATCGGTTTCACGGCCTGGTTGATCTTGCTCTCCAGCCATATCTTATCCCATACCCTCATCAGCTCCTTGAGCGGCCTTTTTTCCTTTGGGAAGCGTCCCCAGATGCGCATGGCCTCCTCGTGGTCGTAGGGGCCTACGGCCATCTTGCCCGCAAGGAACTCCTCTGTGCTATTCACAAGAAAGAGGAACGCTCTATTGAAGCCAAAGCCCTCGCCAGCTGTTAGCGCGGTGAGCACCATATAGAGAACCTGCTCGAGCTCATAAGGCCCCAGAATCGCCTCGCTTATCTCCTGGACAGACCGCAGTCTCGCTATCTTTTGCCCAAGAATCTTGTTAGTTTCTTTGATCGAGATATGATAGGAATACAGGTTTTTGACCATTCGGTCGAA encodes the following:
- a CDS encoding ATP-binding protein, whose product is FDRMVKNLYSYHISIKETNKILGQKIARLRSVQEISEAILGPYELEQVLYMVLTALTAGEGFGFNRAFLFLVNSTEEFLAGKMAVGPYDHEEAMRIWGRFPKEKRPLKELMRVWDKIWLESKINQAVKPIRFRLNSQDNVLVQSLMENMIINVPDVSSDKRAWPIAEGIKTNAFAVLPLVKDERRIGVVVVDNFVTRAPIPDEDLEPIAPFTSFVAIAIHTAALNDQLRRQVTDLDKAHKRLRSQRQIIARSQQLAQMGRLTADLAHEIRNPMTLIGGFARVLVQKLPKQGELHDNAQIIADEVSRLEQLLNNALKMTMDETPRYEPGNITFLIMETLNLISSECEKKSIRIVKNLKDDLPLMLLDRQKLKEVFINLLQNAIQSMPDGGTITVSSVRQDGNLQLSISDTGVGIKESEKEFIFNPFYTSSPGGTGLGLPLANRIVEAMSGSISMESKVGQGSTFRLTIPIRKVETKKPTPLAKLAHEA